Proteins encoded within one genomic window of Platichthys flesus chromosome 13, fPlaFle2.1, whole genome shotgun sequence:
- the vtcn1 gene encoding V-set domain-containing T-cell activation inhibitor 1, giving the protein MSVLGKIIFYSMVALIIIFLAIIILFLSFAFSSSSAVLSRNTAPIANLGQDTLLSCYLLTQTVTKVSVTWEKKGLSGVVYKYKNGAATLQDQSSQFKGRTQLFSEALATGNASLLLRNVKHSDEGEYTCSISSSKSGGTVNIHLQTAAFTAPTFTLSNSVLTAHASRWFPIPNVTWLNLDEEVLRGNTTFSASHNKIYSVTSTLPVNNTDAYICRIENNLVTSVSTATVTGSAVSEDSYFTFSAASSLLVSVHLSITTTCVLCIYNLT; this is encoded by the exons ATGAGCGTCCTCGGGAAGATCATCTTCTACAG cATGGTAGCCCTCATCATCATATTCTTggccatcatcatcctcttcctctcctttgccTTCTCAA GTTCGTCTGCCGTGTTGAGCAGAAACACAGCGCCCATCGCTAACCTGGGCCAGGACACGCTCCTCAGCTGCTACCTTCTCACGCAGACTGTCACAAAGGTGTCGGTCACCTGGGAGAAGAAGGGTCTAAGTGGAGTGGTTTACAAGTACAAGAACGGAGCTGCCACCCTGCAGGACCAGAGCTCACAGTTCAAGGGGAGAACTCAGCTGTTCTCTGAAGCTTTGGCTACAGGGAACGCTTCCCTACTGTTGAGGAACGTGAAGCACAGCGATGAGGGCGAGTACACGTGCAGTATCAGCTCATCTAAGAGCGGAGGCACTGTCAACATTCATCTCCAAACAGCAG CCTTCACAGCCCCCACATTCACACTTTCCAACAGTGTGCTTACGGCTCATGCCAGCAGGTGGTTCCCTATACCTAACGTGACGTGGTTGAACCTGGATGAGGAAGTCCTGCGTGGAAACACCACCTTCTCAGCGAGCcacaacaaaatatacagtGTTACCAGCACGCTGCCAGTCAACAACACTGACGCCTACATCTGCAGGATTGAAAACAACCTTGTGACCTCTGTCTCTACAGCAACGGTGACAG gTTCTGCTGTATCAGAGGACTCGTATTTCACCTTCAGTGCTGCTTCGTCCCTGCTGGTGTCAGTTCACCTGAGTATCACGACCACCTGCGTCCTCTGCATCTACAACCTGACCTAA